In a genomic window of Thermoproteus tenax Kra 1:
- a CDS encoding CBS domain-containing protein — MSVAQFASTDVVKTTPNLSIRDAAKLMRKHNIGLLVLVDHSDPYKVVGVVSERDIVHAIAEGIDPERPVEAIATKSVITVEAEDPLSKAAELMRRHNIRHLVVVKDGRLYGVLSIKDLVYEENALKAISGYEEWTFERGMSA; from the coding sequence ATGTCGGTCGCCCAGTTCGCTTCTACGGACGTGGTAAAAACTACGCCCAACTTGTCCATACGCGATGCCGCGAAGTTGATGAGGAAGCATAACATAGGCCTCCTCGTGTTGGTGGATCACAGCGATCCCTATAAGGTCGTCGGCGTAGTCTCGGAGAGGGACATTGTCCACGCTATAGCAGAGGGGATTGACCCAGAGAGGCCCGTCGAGGCGATTGCCACGAAAAGCGTGATCACCGTGGAGGCGGAGGACCCACTGAGCAAGGCGGCCGAGTTGATGAGGAGACACAACATAAGGCATCTGGTGGTAGTTAAAGACGGCAGACTATACGGCGTGTTGTCGATAAAGGACTTAGTCTACGAGGAGAATGCGCTTAAGGCTATATCGGGCTACGAGGAGTGGACTTTCGAGAGAGGGATGAGTGCGTGA
- a CDS encoding zinc ribbon domain-containing protein: protein MGQVYRVLKIEIPWRLVEERPDVLDLVTRIHLATEEYVRRLLKEITGQEEPKLTPEELGRLLTPDRRELAHKIIEEVFPKYNLKKYFIDQAKVFWHDIVFFKMVPLKAQLRVENERDFGAPIFIDLRSEILKVRRLKTFVVRLGRNNVTWIKKRLEEGARLKLAFLGIERRRGKEPTYGKLYVALVFAREVTPVEPRTLVAVDVNRLDNGAVIGIIRDGKLRRTLRLPEDGVIRELRRLHEEISRLEERAAREADPARRMLLEERVRRLKSKRFRKIRDVVTRIAKEIIELARQNNAAIVVDVMDYETYLERKQSGEKGDKKHLYDGLGRLRRRLQHLAEWYGLPYLEERLYSTVCPHCGAKMEEEKKRIMRCPVCGFSDARDNIPLLWAKRRYWELIEKIKQPAFSSVPAAILLLTS from the coding sequence ATGGGCCAGGTCTATAGAGTGCTGAAGATCGAAATTCCCTGGCGTCTCGTCGAGGAGCGGCCAGACGTTCTGGATCTAGTGACGCGCATACATCTGGCCACAGAAGAGTATGTCAGAAGGTTGCTCAAAGAAATCACAGGACAAGAGGAGCCGAAACTGACGCCGGAGGAGCTGGGCAGACTTCTCACTCCCGACAGGCGGGAGCTGGCGCATAAAATAATCGAGGAGGTGTTTCCCAAGTATAACCTCAAGAAGTACTTCATAGACCAAGCCAAGGTGTTCTGGCACGATATCGTATTCTTCAAGATGGTTCCATTAAAGGCTCAACTAAGAGTGGAAAACGAAAGAGATTTTGGTGCTCCTATCTTTATTGATCTCAGAAGCGAGATCCTCAAGGTGCGGAGACTAAAGACCTTCGTCGTTAGATTGGGGCGCAACAACGTCACTTGGATCAAAAAGAGACTTGAGGAGGGCGCCAGACTCAAGTTGGCGTTTTTGGGCATAGAAAGACGTAGGGGAAAGGAGCCGACCTACGGAAAGCTCTACGTAGCGCTTGTCTTCGCCAGAGAGGTGACGCCGGTGGAGCCCAGGACGCTCGTCGCTGTTGACGTGAACCGTCTCGATAACGGGGCCGTGATAGGCATTATAAGGGATGGTAAGTTGAGAAGGACGTTGAGACTCCCTGAAGATGGTGTAATTAGGGAGTTGAGGAGACTCCACGAGGAGATAAGCCGCCTCGAGGAACGGGCCGCGAGGGAGGCGGATCCCGCCAGAAGGATGCTCCTTGAGGAGAGGGTCCGTCGTCTCAAGTCCAAGCGGTTTAGGAAAATCCGCGACGTCGTGACACGGATCGCAAAGGAGATAATCGAGCTCGCCAGACAGAACAACGCCGCCATTGTAGTAGACGTGATGGACTACGAGACGTATCTAGAGCGGAAACAGAGCGGCGAGAAAGGCGACAAGAAGCACCTCTACGACGGTCTCGGCCGGCTGAGGAGGCGCCTACAACACTTGGCAGAGTGGTATGGGCTACCGTACCTTGAAGAGCGACTATACTCAACTGTATGCCCCCACTGTGGTGCGAAAATGGAGGAGGAGAAGAAACGTATAATGCGCTGTCCCGTCTGTGGCTTCAGCGATGCGCGCGACAACATCCCGTTGTTGTGGGCCAAGAGGAGGTACTGGGAATTGATAGAAAAGATAAAACAACCCGCTTTTTCCTCCGTCCCGGCGGCCATCTTACTTTTAACCTCGTAA